The genomic stretch GCTCCTCTTGCGAGGCTTCACGCTGTGGTTGCCGCTGCCCATCGGCGTGGTGCTCCTGCACCGGATGTTGGGGGTCCGACTGCACGAGGTGATGGGCCACGGCGACGCGGAGTCCGCCTCCCAGGCGGGGTCCGGGCGCGCGTGAGGCGCGGGAACGCTTTGGCTTGGCTTTCGCGGCGCGGGACTGGAGGATGCGCGCGCCCGAGCGGGCACTCCCATGGAAAAGCGCACCGACTGGTATGAGCACCCGGCGTACTACGAAGCCATCTTCGGCACGGACACGGTGCGCGAGGTGGACTTCCTCGAGGCGCTCAGCGCGCGTCACGGCACCGGGGGTTCGTTGTGGCTGGAGCCCGCCTGCGGCGCGGGGCGGCTCGTGGCCGAGGCCGCGAAGCGCGGCAAGCGGGTGGTGGGCTACGACATCTCGGAGGCGATGCTCGCCCACGCGAAGAAGCGCCTGACGCCCGCGCAGCGTCGGCGCGTGACGCTGGCCCAGTCCCGCATGGAGGCGTTCTTCGAGCCCTCGCTGGAGGGCTCGGTGGACGTGGCCCACAACCTGGTCTCCACCTTCCGCTACCTGGACAGCGAGGCCGCGGCCCTGGCGCACCTGGAGGGCACCCGGCGGCTGCTCAAGCCGGAGGGACTCTACGTGCTGGGGTTCCACCTGACGGACTATGCGCGCACTTCACCGGAGCACGAGCGGTGGGTGGGGCGCGTGGGGAAGGACTCCGTCGTCTGCAACACGCACGAGGGCCTCCCCGAGCGTCGCGCGCGCCGCTCGCCCATGCGCAACCGGCTGCGCGTCTCGGGCCCGGGCAAGGACTGGCTCATCGAGACGACGTGGTACTTCCGCACGTACAGCGCGCCCCAGGCCCAGAAGCTGTTCCGCGCGGCGGGGTTGGACGTCGTGGCGACGTACGACTTCGACTACGACCTCGAGTCCCCCGTGCCGCGCAACAGCCTCCGGCTCGACCGCGTCTTCGTCCTGCGGCCCTCGGCGGGGGGCCGCGCGAAGGCTTCCGCGCGCCGTGGCGCGACGGCGCGGGCGCGGAAGTCGACGCGGACGAAGAAGGCCTGAGCGGGCCCGGGGTTCAGGGCCGCTGTCCCGCCTGGGTGAGCACGTAGGTCAGCTCGCGCAGCGCCGCGCGACGCATGGCGTCCAGGCCGGAGAAGCCGTGGTCGAGCGCCGCCCGGTCGAGGTCCGAGGGGACCAGCCGGCCGTGGTGCTCCTCGAAGTACCAGGCCCAGAGGGCGGGCTCGGTGATGCCCGCGTCCTCCAGGCGCGGCGCGCTCAGCCCCACCGCGGCGAGGACCTGCTCCTTGTCCCGGGCCCGGCGCACCAGCTCCGCGTACTCGCCCGTCAGGCGCAGGTGGTCCGCGAGGTGGCGCAGGACGTCCGGGGCGAAGAGGGTCTCCACCCAGCGCACGTGGGACTCGTCGCGCAGCAGTCGGGAGAGGTCGTCCACGTGCTGCGCTTGCTTCCACTGCTCGAAGTCGCTGGCGGAGAGCTGGTGCTGGTGACGGAGCGCGTCCTCGGTGGCGCGCAGCTCCTCGGCATCCGGTTCTCGGCCCACGCGCCGGGCCTCCTCCACCGCGAGCGCGCGCGCCATGCTCGCCCTGCGCGCCTCCGGCATCCGCCCTCGGAGCCGGAGCTCGTCGAGCAGGGCCTCGGGAGGGAGCCCCTCCAGGGTATGGCCGGGGTCTCCTCGCAGGGGGACGCGGTCGGCCCTGCGCCGCGCCTCCTCCCAGGCATCCGTGTGCTGGAACGAGAAGCGCGTCTGCTTCGGCGCGAGCCCCTCCGCCAGCCGGATCCGCATCGTCTCGAGCAGCGCCCTCGCGTCCGCGCGCTTGACGTCCACGCGCCCCGTGGGGAGCCAGGCCCCCAGCGACTCCAGCTCGGGCGCCGGCGCGCCCGCGCTCGCGCCGAGCGCCAGCACCTTCGGCCAGGAGCGGTCGACGTAGAAGAGGCCCTTGGCCACGCGCTCCAGGGCGGCGCGGGTGCCCTCGCCGACGACGCCCGCGTCGCGGGCCGCCGCGAGCGTGGCGCGCAGGTTCACCATCGCTTCGGACAGGGGGCGCCAGCCGTCCTCGGCGCCGGCGTGGGCCACCGCGACCTCGTCGTCGTCCTCCAGGTCGCCGCGATGGAAGGCCTGGTAGATGGCGCCCACGCCCTCCATGCCGAAGGACGCCAGCTCCGCGGCGCGCAGCGCGCCCATGCTGGAGGCGCCGAAGACATGGATGCCCTCGGAGAGGGCCCAGAGGATCTCCTTGTGCCAGACGGCGGGCACGTGCTCGAAGAAGCCGTCGATGATGCCGATGGCCGCCGGCCTCTCTCTCGCGGCGCGGTACACGTCGCCCTGCTGCGCGGGCGGGAGGAACTCCACGCCGGGCAAGAGCACCCGGTCCTCGGCGCGCAGCGTGGGGCCCGCGAAGACGAAGGCCCTCATGTCGCCTGCTCCTGGAGGACGCGCCTGGCGCGAGGCCCCGGCAGGTAGCCGGGCGCCTCGTGCGTGGACTCCAGGCCGGGGACCACCACGCGCACCACGGGGATGCCCAGCTCTGGCTTGGTGAGGTCCACCGCCACCACCTGCCCCAGGCCCGCCTCGCGCAGCCGCGACAGCACCCAGCCCAGGTCGTCCTCCAGCGTGTCTCCGTCGTGGGTCGGCGCCCCGCGGAAGCAGCGCGCGGGGGGCTCCTCGCGCAGGCGCGCGCGCAGCCGCTCCGCGACGACGCCCTCGCGCGCCTGCTCATAGGCCTTGCGGTGCAGGTCGTCACGCGCGCCGCTGATGCGCGTCAGCCGGCTCTGCGCCGCCTCCGTCAACGCGCGCAGCAGGGCCACCTCGCGGGAGGGATGACAGCCCATGCCCGACGCGACGGCGACGGGCCGCAGCGGCTCCGGCTCGGTGTCGACGATGGAGCAGGTGAACGCGGGGACGCCCACGTCCGTGGTCGTCTCCCAGACGCCCACCGACACTCCCGCGCGCGCATAGGTCTCCAGCACCGACCGGCACGCCGCGTCGTCCACGCTGCCCAGGTCCAGGCGGGTGGCGGCCTGCTCCCGGGGTCCGCGCGCGAACCAGAGCGCGGTGGAGTCGCGCTCCACGACCTCGCACAGGCCATGGAGCGTGGCCTCGAGGACGTGGTTGCCGGAGGCGAGCCCGTTGCTGCTCATCAGGAAGGCGCCGCTGCCGGTGGGCAGTGGCAGCGAGAAGTCCGTGTGGACCAGGTCGAAGGGGAGCCACAGGGGGCCCGCGCCCATCAGGTCCATGCCCTCCACCCACAACATCCGCCAGTTGGGATGGAACAGGCTCACCGACAGCCGGGGCAGGCCGGCCACGTCCACCGCCGGCGCGCGGTAACGCAGCTCGTTGTACGTGGCCAGCCTCAACGGCAGCGTGACGTGCTCGGCGTGATAGCCCTCCACGGACTCCATCAACCCGGACGCCTTCGCCGCCTCCAGCGTCAGCCCCTTGCCCTGGGACACGGCCAGCGAGCGCGAGTTGGGGCGCGTCACCATCACCACGGGGATGCCGACGGTGTCCAGGCCGGTGACGTTGGCGACGCGGGTGATGCCCATCACCGGCATGAGCGGGCGCACCCGCTCCAGCGTCTGGGCGGGGGACACGCAGCGGTGGGTGCCTTCGCGGAAGTGCTTGCGTGTCGCGGAGCCGGTGCCTCCGCCGGGGATGTCCGTGGGCGCGGCGCGCATCAGGACTCGCCGTTCGGACCCGGGGGCGTGGGGCCCTGGTGTCCGTGCTCGAGGCCCGACCTGGGGCTGTAGCTGAACAGGATGCTGTTGAGGTTGAGCAGGAAGCAGGTGATGGGCTCCGCCATGGGGCCTGGCACCGAGTTCTGGGGCCGCTTCGGCGAGGCCTTCCCCTGGTCGGGGAAGGGATTCGGCGGGATGTTGGCGACGACCGTCTCGTTCTTGAGGAGCGGGATGAGCGCGTCGTTCAGGCTCTTGGAGTCGGGGGTGAACCGCTCCGCCTTCATCCACGTCTCCGTCTTCACCCAGTAGACGTAGCCATCTGGCGCGTAGATGAGGATGTCGGACTCGTCCACGGTGATCGTGGACTTCGCCTCGATGGCGGGCAGGGGCCCTCCGGCCTCCTTGGGCCTGGCCACGAGCTTGACCGGCGCCGTCGACGGCCGCGCGCCCTTCACGGCGACGAACGAGGGGTTGGCCTGCTTGACGATTTCGATGACGTCCGGCTCGCCCTCCACGTGGAAGTCCAGCAGCGGCGTCACGTTCTCCGGCTTGCCAGGGTCGGTCAGGGGAATGCCCTGGACCTTGAACTGGGTCGTGAAGCCCTCGAGGATGTTGATCTGCGCCGGTTCGATGAAGAAGTACGAATAGGGGCCAGGCATGCGTCGTACCTCGTGGAGAGGCCCGGGGCCTGGAGCCCTGGGCCGGGGGAAGGTGCGGCGGTGCGTCTGTGATTGTCTAGGAATAGCCCAATCGCCGCGCCGCGTCTCTCGCGGCCAGCAGGTGCGCCCTCGCGTCCGGCGGCGACGTGGCCGCCACGTCGAGCGCGGCGGAGAGGGGCGCGGAGAGTTCGTCCGGCAGGCGCTGTTGGGGCGCCGCGAGCATCGCGCGCGCGTGTCCCAGCGCGGCGGTCACCTGCTCCGCCTCCAGCGCCACGGACAACAGGGGCCAGAGCGCCAGCCATTGAAAGGGATAGACGAGCGACAAGGGCTGCCACAGGCGCAGGGCCTCGGTGGCGGAGGCGTGCGCGGTGACGCGGTCTCCCGCGCGCAGGGCGACCCAGGCCAGGTTGGCGTGGGCCGCGCCCTGGTAGTCCGCCATCCCCGACACGGTGGCCAGCTCCAGGCCCTTCAGCGCCGTCTCGCGCGTCGCCTCCACGTGGCCTCGCAACCGGTGGATGACCGCCAGGTAGGCCAGGCCCCGCGTGCGCAGCGTCACGTCGCCCAGGCGCTCGGCGCCGCGCAGCGCCTCCTCCATCCACGCCTGGGCCTCCTCCAGGGCTCCGTGGAACAGCAGCACCATGGACACCACGCACCGGGCACCCGCGTGTTCCGCGTCCCCCTCTGACTCCAGCGCGGCCTGCGCGTAGGCCCGGGCGTGGGCCACGGTTTCGTGGGTGGCCTGATAGCGCTCGCTGCGAAGCTGCATCTGCACCAGCGAGTTGAAGAAGCGCGCGCGCTGCAGGGGTGTGCCGTGGGCGAGCATCACCGGCCGCACGCCCTCCACCAGGGCCTTCATCTCGTCGAGCTGCGCCAACCAGTAGTGCACGGTGATTCGCTCCCCCTGGAGCTGCACCCACTCCTGCCACCAGGCGGCCTCATGCTGTCCGGGGACGGCGGTGACGCTGTCGGGCGGCGGGCCCAGCTCGGCCCCCGCCTGGGCATAGACTCGCAGCGCTTCCTCGTTCTGATGGTGCGTCTGCAAGGACTTGCCTACCTTCCGCAGCACATGGGCTCGACGGACACGGGCGACCTGCGGAATCCGTGCCAGGGCCTCCGTGAAGGCGGCGCGCGCTTCGTCCTGGCGGCCGGAGAGCGCCAGGACCTCGCCCAGCCCCTCCCAGACGGTCTCGATGGCGAGGGTGGGCGCGTTCGACGGGGACGCGTCCGCGTTCAGCGAGGACGCCTCGGCCTCGCCCAGGGCGGCCTCGTAGAAGCCGATGGCGTCGCCGTTGGCGTAGGCGGCGCGGGCGGCCTCCGCGGCGCGAGCGAACCACACGCAGGCGCGAGAGGGGACCCCCGCCCGGGACCAGTGGTGGCCGAGGCTCGCGGCGAGCGGCGTGTGCCGCTGCGTCCCGTCGAGGCCCGCCTCCAGGCGTTGGGCGCAGCGGTGGTGCAGGGCGCTGCGCCGCGTCGGGGGGATGCGCGCATAGGCCACCTCGCGCAGCTTGTCGTGGACGAAGCGCAGGCGTCCGCCCCCGGCCTCCTCGAGCACCTGGCGTCGGCGCAGCTCCTCCACCGCCTCCAGGCTCGCGCTGTCCGGCAGCGCGGCGGTGGCCAGCAACAGCTCGCCGTCGACCTCGCGGCCCAGCACGGAGGCGGCCTCCGCCAGCGCGCGGCCGTCCGGCCCCAGGTCGGAGAGCCGCCGCTCGATGAGCTCGGCGACGCTGCCCGGCAGGGGCAGGGGACGCCCGCCGGCGGCGTCGCCCGCCGCGAAGAGCCACTCCCCGGAGCCGGCGCGGAACAGCAGGCCCGCGTCGATGGCGGCGCGCAGATACTCGGCGATGAAGAAGGGGTTGCCGCTCGTCTCGCGCACCAATGCGTCCACGAACGGCGTGGGCACCTCGCGCAGCGCGAGCATCCCGCGCACCATCTTCCCCGCGCTCGTCGCGTCCAGCCGGCCCACCTCCACGCGCACCGCGTCCGGCGCGCCGACCACCGAGCGCAGCGCCTCGCCCATCTCGTCCATCCGGTAGGTGCCCAGCAGCAGCACCGGCCGCGAGGACAGGTGCCGCGCGTCCAGCTCCTGGAGGAAGCTCACCGTCAGCTCGTCCGCCCACTGCAGGTCGTCGAGCACCAGCAACAGCGGCTGGTCCTCCGCGAGCGCGCGCAGCGTCTCCCGGAGCGCGGAGAGCACCCGGGCGCGCGCGTCGGGGGCTGGCAGCGGCGCGGGGGCGGGGTGCTCCGCCGCGCCCGGCAGCTGCGCGAGCGAAGGCTCGTAGGGCGCGAGCACGGGGCCCCGGGGCCCGAGCAGCCGCCGCGTCTCCTCCGCGCCCCGTTCGTTGCAGCGGTCCGCCACCGCGAGCAGGAGGGGCCGCAGCGGGTGCAGCGGCGCGGCGTGGACATCCGCGCCGCCCACGCCCAGGGGGATGCACTCGCCCGTCACCACCGCCATGCGTCGCCACGCGGCCTCCGACGCCAGCTCCAGCGCCAGCCGCGTCTTGCCCGCGCCGCTCTCTCCGCCGAGGAACACGCGGCCGCCCTGGCCGCGCTCCGCCGCGTCGAGCGCCGCCGTCAGCCGCCCCAATTCGCCGCCGCGCCCGGCCATGTCCGGCCGGTAGAGGTAGGCCGGCGTGCGCGGCGCGGCCTGGGCCGAGGGGACGGCGCCCTCCGCGCCGAGCGCCTCCAGCGCAGCGGCCACGTCCTCGGCGTACCCGGGGCGCTCCTGGGGCTTCTTGGCGAGCAGCCGCAGCACCAGCGCGTCCAGGCCCACGGGGATGCCCGCGACGCGCAGCGAGGGCGGCACGGGCGACAGGTGCAGGTGCTGGTGCGGCAGCGGGCCCTCTCGCCCGGGGACGAAGGGAGGCCTCCCGGTGAGCTGCTCGTAGAGCAGACACCCCAGGGCGTAGAGGTCCGCGCGGGCGTCCACGTAGTCGCCCCTCAGCTGCTCCGGCGCCATGTACGTGTCGCTGCCCACCACCGCGCCGCTCACGTCGAGCGTCTCGCGCCCTCGCGAGCCGCCGAAGCGCGCGGCGATGCCGAAGTCCATCAGCACCGGCGTGCCGTCCGGCCGCAGGAAGACGTTCTCCGGCTTGAGGTCCCGGTGGACGATGCCGTTGGCGTGCAGGAACCCCAGCGCCGAGCACAACCCCCGCGCCAGCGTCAGCGCCGCGCGCAGCCGCGCCTCCTTCAGGGGCTCCGTCGAAGGAGGCGGCGTGGCCTGCCGCAGCGTCTGCCCGCGCAACAGCTCCATCGCGTACCAGGGCAGCCCCGCCTCCACGCCCTCGTCGACGATGCGCACCACGCCCGGGTGCCTCAACCGCCGCAGCGCGTGGACCTCCCGCCGCAGGCTCGCCAGCGGCACCTCCGCCGCCGCGCGCACCGTCTTCACCGCCACCGCCTCGCCCGTGTCCGGGTGCCGCCCCCGGTAGACGACGCCCATGCCTCCCTGCCCGAGCACCTCGAGCAGCAGATAGGGGCCGAGCGTCGCGCCCACCTCGGGCAGCCCCGGAAGCCGTCCAGGCACCGCCGGAACGCTGCTGGCCTCCTTCGTCATAGGGCGGGCCAGCATACCGGTCCCCCCTGGCGGGTCCCATCTGCGTCTCGTCAGGACGCGACCGCGTCCCGCCAGGACGCAGGTTCGCGGGGTGGGACGGGGGTTGTTGGGGTAAACCCCTGAAATGACGAAAAAGGTGGTTCTGGCACGCTTCGCGCATGGGATTCGCGCGCGGCATCGCGGGACACCGGATGCCCAGCCGTCATGGAGGTTCGGGAACGCGGAAGGAGGGGCCGCTCCTTCCGCGTTCTTCATCTCCGCTACACTTGCCTCCCTCCGATGCGGCCCTGGCGGGTACTGTCGGATGGTTCCGGACGGAGGCGAGTGGATGCACGAGGAGATGCCGCAGCTCATGAGCGCGCTGCGGGGGGCGAAGGACTTCGAGACGGCGGCGGCCACCACCCTGAAGCGGATGCTGGCCGTGGCCCAGGAGGCGGTTGCGTCCAGTCGGTACGCAGCCCGCGCCCGGGTGCTCCGCGGAATCGTCCACCTGCGGCCCGGTGAGGCCTATCGCCGGCTGGCCGCGCTCGATGTGGGGGCGAAGGAGATTACGGAAGCCAATGTGGGGACGCCCTTCTTCACGTCGGCGACGGCGTGGCGGGCGGTGGTGGAGCACCGGTGCGCGGTGTCCATCGACGTGAACGTGGGCACGGTGCAGCCGCACGCGCCGGACGCGCCGGTGACGGGCGACCCGGGGCTGGCGGGCTTCCACAGCAACGAGAGCCGGCAGCGCTTCCTCGGGCGGCACGCCACGCACGTGTGCGTGCTGCCGCTGCGCACGCCGGGCGGCGGCATCGAGGGCATGATTTCGCTGGAGGCCGACTGCCTGGCGGCGATGGGGCAGGAGTTCGTCTGGCGCGACGCCGGCGAGCAGCTGCAGCTCCTGGCGGACGTGGCGGCGCCCTACCTGGCCGGGCTGCCCCAGCGGCCCGTGGCCACGCCGGAGGTGGACGAGTTCCTCCCGGTGGTGGGCCGCTCCATGGCGGAGCTGTTGCCCATCCTGCGCGTGTTCGCGCTCCAGGACGAGACCATCCTCATCAGCGGCGCGACGGGCGCGGGCAAGTCGCGGCTGGCGCGCTGGTGCCACGAGCGCTCCAACCGCCGCGGCAAGCCGTTCGAGACGCTGGACCTGGTGACGGTGCCGGAAGACCTCCAGATGGCGGAGCTCTTCGGTTGGAAGAAGGGCGCCTTCACGGGCGCCGTGCGCGACGCGCCGGGCAGCGTGGCGCGCGCGGACGGCGGCACGCTGTTCATCGACGAAATCGACAAGCTGTCGCTCAAGGCGCAGGCGGGCCTGCTGCACCTGCTGGAGTCACGCAGCTACCGCCCCCTGGGCGAGGGCACCGGCGAGCGGCAGGCGGACGTGCGCTTCATCATCGGCACCAACGCGGACCTGCACGCGGAGGTGCGGGCGGGGCGCTTCCGCGAGGACCTCTACTACCGCGTCAACGTGCTGCCCGTGCGCATGCCGGCCCTGCAGGAGCGGCAGGACGAAATCCCGCTGTGGGCCCAGTACATGGTGAACCGGCGCCACAAGGAGCGGGTGCCGGAGGGCTCCGCGCGCGTGACGCAGGACGCGGAGCGGCTCCTGGTGGGCAGCTCCTGGCCGGGCAACCTGCGTCAACTCGACAACATCGTCCGCCGCGCCTACACGCTGGCCATGGTGGAGCACGGCGTCGCGGGCGGCGAACTGGTGCTCCACGAGAAGCACGTCGCCCGGGCGTTGGACTACGAGCAGGCGCCCGGGAGCAAGCCCCTGCCGGAGGCCCTGCGCGCCGCCGCCCAGGCCTTCGTGGCCGAGGCCCGACGCCGCAACGCGCCACTGGACCTGGACCTGGCGGACGCGTTCCGCGGCCTGGTGCTGGGCATGGCCATCCGCCAGGTGGGCCGCGACGACGGCTTCAAGCTGCTCGGACGCGAGAGCCTGGTGAAGAACCGCAACCACCACAAGGCGCTCAAGCGGGAGCTGGAGAAGGTGGAGGCCCTCTACAAGGCCCTGGGCGAGGACGCCTCGCCTTTCGCGGACCTGTTGTCGGAGGACGAGGCTGCCTGAGACTGGAGGGAGGATGACCCTGGGTACAATCCTCACCCGGTGGGTGGCCTGCTAGCTTGAAGGGTCCACGACGTCGGGGGGTGGACCGTGAAGCTCATCGCGAACAGCGCCATCGTGACAGGAGGCGCGCAGGGAATTGGCCTGGCCATCGCCGCGCGCCTGATGCGCGAGGGCACCAGCGTGCTCGTCTTCGGGAGGACGGAGTCGAAGGTGCTCGCGGCGGCCGAACGCCTCACCCGCGAGGCAGAGGGGCGCGCCCGCGCGGTCGCCTGTGCGGGCGACGTCTGTCGCGCGGAGGACGTGGCCCGGGCGCTCGACGTCGCCACGGCCGAACTGGGGCTGCCGGGCATCCTGGTGAACAACGCGGGCACCATCGGCCTGTCGCTCCTCGTGGACCTGCCCGAGGAGGAGCTCGACCGCATGTTCCAGGTCAACGTGAAGGGGCCCTTCCTCTTCATGAAGGCCTTCTCTCGCGCGCTCATCGCCGCGAAGAAGACAGGCGTGGTGGTGAACGTGACGTCGCTCTTCCAGGAGGTGGTGACGGAGGGCATGGGCCACTACGCCGCCTCGAAGGCCGGGCTGTGGAACCTGTCACGCGCCGCGGCGCTGGAGCTGGGCCGCCACGGCATCCGCGTCAACGTGGTGGCGCCGGGCGCCACCCTCACGCCGCTGGCGGCCGACTTCATCGAGGAGCCGACGATGAGCCGCGAGCTGCGCGCGCGCACGCCCCTGGGCAGGCCCCACGGGACGCCGGACGACGTGGCGCGCGTGGTCGCCTTCCTCTGCGCGGAGGAGTCCTCCTGGATGACCGGGGAGAGCCTCACCGTGGACGGCGGCAACCACCTGCGGGGCATGCACAGCTACTGGGACACGCTGAACCCGCCCCGGTAGCCGCCCGCGGGCGCGCCCATGCCCGTCGCGCCCCGGGCCAGCTCGTCGCACACCAGGGAGTGGAGGCGGAAGGCCATGCGCGCCTCCTGCACGATTTCGAGCGCCTCGTCCTCCTCCAGCTCCAGCCCGTCGATGCGCGAGTGCAGCCGCACCTGGAACGCCGTCAGCTCCGGGGCGGTGTACGCGCCGTGGAAGCGCGTGCCCTGGTCCTCGCCCAGCTCGAAGGCGCTCGCCACGACGCGCGCGCGCTCGGGCGCGTGGATGAGGTCCAGCACGCACCGCGCATACGCATGCGCCACGAGCAGATGCGGAGCGTCCTCCGCCACCTCGCGCAGCCGCTCGGCGTGCAGCCGCGTCTCCACGCACGCGAAGCCCTCCGCGCGAGGCTCGCCGGAGAAGTAGCGCAGGTCCTCCTCCAGCGCGGCGGCCCGGCGCAGCTCCGGCATCAGCAACACGGGCGTCAGCGCCCCGCGCGCCACCCGGGGCAGCACGCCCTCGAAGGCCGAGTAGAGCGCGTGCAGCTGGCGCAGGTAGCCGACGTAGTGCTGGGCCCGGACGTACTGGCCGTAGACGCCATCCCACGACCCGGTGAAGAGCGACTGGAGGAACAGGGAGCGCTCGGCCTGCTCGCGCGCTCGCGCCGTGCCCTCGGCCAGCAGCACGGACAGGGGCGCTGGCCGGGCGACCTCCGCCGCTCGCGCTTCACTCTCGCTCTGCCGTCGCACGCGCGCGGACTGCTCCGTCCGCGGCAGCCGCAGGGAGCCCGTGGCGCTCACTGCTTCCACCCGCCCAGCGTCGGCGCATGCAGCGCGGCGGCCGGCTCCGACTCCTCGCGACCGCCGCCCTCCGAGTCCGCGAGGTTGTGCAGCGCCTCCGCCAACGTCAGGCCGATGGCCCTCAACACCTCCTCCTCCACCCGGAGCGTCACGGGCCCCATCGCCAGGTGGATGTGCCCACAGGTGCACCGCGTCACCTCGGCGCAAGGCCCCCTCGCCAGCACCGTCTTGCCGCATCCCTGACCGAGCATCGCGTCACTCCTTGATTTTGATTTTGATTATCGAAATCAAATGAATGATGCCGGAAGGGCCCCTGGGAGTCAATTCCCGGATTCCATGTGGGGAGTGGGAGGCGCTCTGGGGCGCGGGCCCGGGTGGGGCCTCGCGTGGGGGGGGCCTACGGCGACGGGGTGGGGTCGTCGCGCGTGGGCGGTGTGAGGGTGGGGGCCGCTTCGGTGGGCGACGGGGCGTCGTCGATGGGGGTGGGCGCGGCCTCTGTCGGGGCGAGGGCTTCGCCGCGGACGCCCGAGGGCGCGGGCGGCGTCACCGTTGTGTCCGGAGCGACGGTGGGGACTGTGTCGGTCGGGGCGGTGGGCTCCGCGTCCAGGTCGAAGTCACCGGGCAGGGGCGGGGCGGGGAGGTCGTCGCCTCCGGCGGGGATGGGCACGCGGTTCGCGTCGCGCAGGCCCGCGAGGACGCTGGCGCCGCTGGGGGCCACCCTGAGCTCCGCGTAGCGCGCGCGGGCGAAGCGGTGGCCTTGGCCTTCCTGGAAGAAGAACGACTCCGCGCCCAGCCGGGCCCAGCCTCCGCGCAGCCGGTAGCGCAGCTTGAATTCTCCGGGCGCCAGCGGCGTGTCTGGCGAGTCGATGCGCACGAACTGGCCCACGCCGTGCTCATCCAGCTTCAGCACCAGGTTGCCGTCGCGAGAAGGGGACGTGTCGGGCGCCCTGATGTCGACCCAGCCCCGCTCGCGGGTGATGGCGTAGTCGAGGCGCATGTAGTCGCCCTGAATGAGCGAGCGCGGGTCGACGGGGGCCAGCTCCAGCAGCACCAGCTGCCCCGTGGCGAGAACGCGCTCCTTCTGGACGACGAGCGCGAGCGTGGAGGCGAGGACGAGCGCCAGGCCTCCGAAGATGACGTGGGTGCGCATCACCGCGCCTCCGTGGTCGACATGCCGGGGAGGCCGCGGCGGATGAAGAGCTGGTGGAGTCCCAGGAAGACGAGCCCGCTGCCGACGAGCGCGAGCGCCTTGGCCAGCAAGGTGAGGGACAGGTCGTAGTAGTAGAGGCTCCCCGCCACGAGCAGGAAGGCCACCGCGACCCCGAGCATGAGGTTGCTGCGCCGGTGGAAGCCCAGGATGAGCAGGCCCGTGGCCGCGACGACGGCGGGCATGTCGAGCGTGAGGAGGGCCAGCAGCGTGAGCGCGGCGAAGATGGCGGCGCCCTCGACGCCGGAGGGCTCCAGGCCCTGGGCCTTCATCGCCTTCCAGGCGGTGAAGAGGGTCAGCGCCGTCAGGCACAAGGTGTAGAGGACGGCTGGCGCGTCGGGCAGCTCGAGGACCGTGAGCCAGGCCCCGGACCAGAGCCTCAGGGTCAGGTGGAGGGGGAGGCAGACGGTCAGGGCGAAGACCACGGGGGAGACCAGGTGCGTGTGCCGGCCGTCGCCCATGTGAGGCTGGCCCAGGTACAGGACATGGAGGAGGACCGCCTCCGCTATCGCCGCCAGGGTCATGCCCGGTCCACCCACCAGTTGGTAGAGCAGGACCTGCAGGGCGGTGGCCACCATCACCGTCATCAGGAAGCGCATGATGGTGTCGGGGAAGAGCACCAGGAGCACCGTGCCCACGACGACCGCCGAGCCGGCGGCGACCTCCAGCTCTCGCGGCCCCGCCGCCGCGATGCCTCCGATGAGCATCACCACGCCCGCCAGGCACACGGCCATGGTGAGCTGCTCGAGGAACACCCCAGAGGTGAAGGCGCGGAGCGCGGTGGCGCCGATGCAGAACACGAGCCCGATGCCCATCATGGCCCCTTCGTTGTCCACGATGCCGATGCAGGTGAACAGGCCGACGAGGAAGAGGGCCGCGACCCACGCGCCCAGGCCCGCGAGGGCCTTCACGAACCAGGGTGTGGC from Myxococcus stipitatus encodes the following:
- a CDS encoding heme oxygenase (biliverdin-producing), which gives rise to MSATGSLRLPRTEQSARVRRQSESEARAAEVARPAPLSVLLAEGTARAREQAERSLFLQSLFTGSWDGVYGQYVRAQHYVGYLRQLHALYSAFEGVLPRVARGALTPVLLMPELRRAAALEEDLRYFSGEPRAEGFACVETRLHAERLREVAEDAPHLLVAHAYARCVLDLIHAPERARVVASAFELGEDQGTRFHGAYTAPELTAFQVRLHSRIDGLELEEDEALEIVQEARMAFRLHSLVCDELARGATGMGAPAGGYRGGFSVSQ
- a CDS encoding GDYXXLXY domain-containing protein produces the protein MRTHVIFGGLALVLASTLALVVQKERVLATGQLVLLELAPVDPRSLIQGDYMRLDYAITRERGWVDIRAPDTSPSRDGNLVLKLDEHGVGQFVRIDSPDTPLAPGEFKLRYRLRGGWARLGAESFFFQEGQGHRFARARYAELRVAPSGASVLAGLRDANRVPIPAGGDDLPAPPLPGDFDLDAEPTAPTDTVPTVAPDTTVTPPAPSGVRGEALAPTEAAPTPIDDAPSPTEAAPTLTPPTRDDPTPSP
- a CDS encoding DUF4401 domain-containing protein, producing the protein MRPSLQEVLQGLEAEGLLASEAMPRARAVMEVHQRNSTATPWFVKALAGLGAWVAALFLVGLFTCIGIVDNEGAMMGIGLVFCIGATALRAFTSGVFLEQLTMAVCLAGVVMLIGGIAAAGPRELEVAAGSAVVVGTVLLVLFPDTIMRFLMTVMVATALQVLLYQLVGGPGMTLAAIAEAVLLHVLYLGQPHMGDGRHTHLVSPVVFALTVCLPLHLTLRLWSGAWLTVLELPDAPAVLYTLCLTALTLFTAWKAMKAQGLEPSGVEGAAIFAALTLLALLTLDMPAVVAATGLLILGFHRRSNLMLGVAVAFLLVAGSLYYYDLSLTLLAKALALVGSGLVFLGLHQLFIRRGLPGMSTTEAR